In Desulfobotulus pelophilus, a single window of DNA contains:
- a CDS encoding SlyX family protein yields the protein MNQEEIISLQTRIAYQEKLLQELSDVIFEQQKEIDRIQHLYKMLDHRLQSLAENASQNPASEKPPHY from the coding sequence ATGAATCAGGAAGAAATCATTTCTCTGCAAACCCGCATAGCTTATCAGGAAAAACTGCTGCAGGAACTCAGTGATGTGATCTTTGAACAGCAGAAGGAAATAGACCGGATTCAGCACCTGTACAAAATGCTGGACCACCGCCTGCAGTCTCTGGCGGAGAATGCCAGCCAGAATCCGGCCAGTGAAAAACCACCCCATTATTAA